Proteins encoded within one genomic window of Cellulomonas flavigena DSM 20109:
- a CDS encoding putative protein N(5)-glutamine methyltransferase, whose translation MTSEDAPPPALVARLRAAGCVFAEDEAALLVAAAADGHPAGPTSDGLAHALEVLVARRVAGEPLETALGWVAFAGLRLQVGPGVFVPRRRTELLARTAVDLARDAGPAPVVVEACCGVAPVAALVVHDVPGARVHATDLDPAAVAWARRNLAGRGAVREGDLLTPLPVRLRGHVDVLVANAPYVPHDAIATMPPEARDHEPRLALDGGRDGVDVQRRLLTLAPAWVRPGGYVLVETSTRQAPATRAACPAGWAVEVRHDDDIDGTVVVARRPA comes from the coding sequence GTGACGTCCGAGGATGCGCCGCCGCCGGCGCTCGTGGCACGGCTGCGCGCCGCCGGGTGCGTGTTCGCCGAGGACGAGGCCGCGCTGCTCGTCGCGGCCGCAGCCGACGGGCACCCCGCCGGCCCCACGTCCGACGGTCTCGCCCACGCGCTCGAGGTGCTGGTCGCACGCAGGGTCGCGGGGGAGCCCCTCGAGACCGCGCTGGGTTGGGTGGCGTTCGCCGGGCTGCGGCTGCAGGTCGGGCCCGGCGTGTTCGTGCCCCGCCGGCGGACCGAGCTGCTCGCACGCACGGCGGTGGACCTGGCCCGGGACGCCGGGCCCGCGCCCGTCGTCGTCGAGGCCTGCTGCGGCGTCGCTCCCGTTGCGGCGCTCGTGGTGCACGACGTGCCCGGGGCGCGGGTGCACGCGACCGACCTCGACCCCGCCGCGGTCGCGTGGGCGCGGCGCAACCTCGCCGGGCGCGGCGCCGTGCGGGAGGGCGACCTGCTCACGCCGCTCCCGGTGCGCCTGCGCGGCCACGTCGACGTGCTCGTCGCGAACGCCCCGTACGTGCCGCACGACGCCATCGCCACCATGCCGCCCGAGGCCCGTGACCACGAGCCCCGACTCGCGCTCGACGGCGGCCGCGACGGCGTCGACGTGCAGCGCCGGCTCCTCACCCTCGCGCCGGCCTGGGTGCGCCCGGGCGGGTACGTGCTCGTCGAGACGAGCACCCGGCAGGCTCCGGCGACGCGTGCCGCGTGCCCCGCCGGGTGGGCCGTCGAGGTGCGGCACGACGACGACATCGACGGCACGGTCGTCGTCGCCCGCCGTCCCGCCTGA
- the eno gene encoding phosphopyruvate hydratase encodes MASIEAVGAREILDSRGNPTVEVEVALDDGTIARAAVPSGASTGAFEAVERRDGDDPRYLGKGVQGAVNAVIDDIAPELIGFEASEQRLVDAALIELDGTPNKGKLGANAILGVSLAVAKAAADSADLPLFRYVGGPNAHVLPVPMMNILNGGSHADSNVDIQEFMVAPIGATTFREALRTGTEVYHSLKSVLKGKGLSTGLGDEGGFAPNLESNRAALDLILVAIEKAGFVPGKDVALALDVAATEFFKDGAYQFEGVAKTPAEMIAFYQQLVADYPLVSIEDPLSEDEWDSWAELVGKVGDKVQIVGDDLFVTNPERLAKGIQLKAANSLLVKLNQIGTLTETLDAVTLAQRSGFTTMTSHRSGETEDTTIADLSVATNAGQIKTGAPARGERINKYNQLLRIEEELDDAGIYAGASAFPRFGR; translated from the coding sequence ATGGCCAGCATCGAGGCCGTCGGCGCCCGCGAGATCCTGGACTCGCGCGGCAACCCCACTGTCGAGGTCGAGGTCGCCCTCGACGACGGCACCATCGCCCGTGCCGCCGTCCCGTCGGGTGCGTCGACCGGCGCGTTCGAGGCCGTCGAGCGCCGTGACGGCGACGACCCCCGCTACCTCGGCAAGGGCGTGCAGGGTGCCGTCAACGCCGTGATCGACGACATCGCGCCCGAGCTCATCGGCTTCGAGGCATCGGAGCAGCGTCTCGTCGACGCCGCGCTCATCGAGCTCGACGGCACGCCCAACAAGGGCAAGCTCGGCGCGAACGCGATCCTCGGCGTCTCGCTCGCCGTGGCGAAGGCCGCGGCCGACTCGGCCGACCTCCCGCTGTTCCGGTACGTCGGCGGCCCCAACGCGCACGTCCTGCCCGTGCCGATGATGAACATCCTCAACGGTGGGTCGCACGCCGACTCCAACGTCGACATCCAGGAGTTCATGGTCGCACCCATCGGCGCCACGACGTTCCGCGAGGCGCTGCGCACCGGCACCGAGGTGTACCACTCGCTGAAGTCGGTGCTGAAGGGCAAGGGCCTGAGCACGGGCCTCGGCGACGAGGGCGGCTTCGCGCCGAACCTCGAGTCGAACCGCGCCGCGCTGGACCTCATCCTCGTCGCGATCGAGAAGGCCGGCTTCGTGCCCGGCAAGGACGTCGCGCTGGCGCTCGACGTGGCCGCCACCGAGTTCTTCAAGGACGGCGCGTACCAGTTCGAGGGCGTCGCCAAGACCCCCGCCGAGATGATCGCGTTCTACCAGCAGCTCGTCGCGGACTACCCGCTGGTGTCCATCGAGGACCCGCTGTCCGAGGACGAGTGGGACTCGTGGGCCGAGCTCGTCGGCAAGGTCGGCGACAAGGTGCAGATCGTCGGTGACGACCTGTTCGTCACCAACCCCGAGCGCCTCGCCAAGGGCATCCAGCTCAAGGCCGCGAACTCGCTGCTCGTCAAGCTCAACCAGATCGGTACCCTCACCGAGACCCTCGACGCGGTCACCCTGGCGCAGCGGTCCGGCTTCACGACGATGACCTCGCACCGCTCCGGCGAGACCGAGGACACGACGATCGCCGACCTGTCGGTGGCGACGAACGCCGGCCAGATCAAGACCGGTGCGCCCGCCCGCGGCGAGCGCATCAACAAGTACAACCAGCTCCTGCGCATCGAGGAGGAGCTCGACGACGCCGGCATCTACGCCGGTGCGAGCGCCTTCCCGCGCTTCGGCCGCTGA